A window from Acidobacteriota bacterium encodes these proteins:
- the uvrB gene encoding excinuclease ABC subunit UvrB — MRAGAADRFLIETDFELKGDQPRAIDELVAGLEREDRAQVLLGVTGSGKTFTMAQVLARVNRPALVLAHNKTLAAQLFQEFRRFFPHNAVEFFVSYYDYYQPEAYMPATDSYIEKEAIINDEIDRLRLSATRSLFERRDVLIVASVSCIYGLGSPEAYYGLMLALQRGVRMERDQVLRKLVEIQYERNDHEFVRGTFRVRGDIVEVYPAYEDIGIRIGFFGDEIDELVSFDPLTGRELRRHERLAVYPKSHFVMPRARATQAVDAIKAELAERLAELEREGRVLEAQRLHQRTMFDLEMIKEIGYCHGIENYSRHFSGRAPGEPPPTLLDYLPSDALIIVDESHQTVPQLRGMYHGDRARKEVLVSYGFRLPSALDNRPLSFAEWEGRVGQVVYVSATPGPYELRQAGGVVVEQIIRPTGLVDPAIEVRPVKGQVDDLLAEIRATVARGERVLVTTLTKRMAEDLSQYYQELGVRVRYLHSDIDTLERVQILRDLRLGNFDVLIGINLLREGLDLPEVSLVAVLDADKEGFLRSSGALIQTVGRAARHVRGRAILYADVMTDSMRQAMAETDRRRRVQQAYNDEHGITPASIVKHIDDVLSSVYERDYVTIPTVADERERFRTPADLEAFIASLEAEMRAAAANLEFERAAKIRDRLRKLRSPDAVVAAGAVVEEPRA; from the coding sequence ATGCGCGCCGGAGCCGCCGATCGTTTCCTCATCGAAACCGACTTCGAGCTGAAAGGCGACCAGCCGCGCGCGATCGACGAGCTGGTGGCCGGCCTCGAGCGCGAAGACCGGGCGCAGGTCCTGTTGGGTGTCACCGGATCGGGCAAGACCTTCACGATGGCGCAGGTGCTCGCGCGCGTGAACCGTCCCGCGCTCGTCCTGGCCCACAACAAGACGCTCGCCGCGCAGCTCTTCCAGGAGTTCCGGCGCTTCTTTCCGCACAACGCCGTCGAGTTCTTCGTCAGCTACTACGACTACTACCAGCCGGAAGCCTACATGCCGGCCACCGACTCGTACATCGAGAAGGAAGCGATCATCAACGACGAGATCGACCGGCTGCGGCTGTCGGCGACGCGCTCGCTGTTCGAGCGCCGCGACGTGCTGATCGTCGCCAGCGTGTCGTGCATCTACGGCCTCGGGTCGCCGGAGGCGTACTACGGGCTGATGCTGGCGCTGCAGCGGGGCGTGCGCATGGAGCGCGACCAGGTGCTCCGCAAGCTCGTGGAGATCCAGTACGAGCGCAACGACCATGAGTTCGTCCGCGGGACGTTCCGCGTCCGCGGCGACATCGTCGAGGTCTATCCGGCCTACGAGGACATCGGGATCCGGATCGGGTTCTTCGGCGACGAGATCGACGAGCTCGTGTCGTTCGATCCGCTGACGGGCCGCGAGCTGCGCCGGCACGAGCGGCTCGCGGTGTACCCCAAGTCGCACTTCGTCATGCCGCGCGCGCGCGCAACGCAAGCCGTGGATGCCATCAAGGCGGAGCTCGCGGAGCGCCTCGCCGAGCTCGAACGCGAAGGCCGCGTGCTCGAGGCGCAGCGGTTGCACCAGCGGACGATGTTCGACCTCGAGATGATCAAGGAGATCGGCTACTGCCACGGCATCGAGAACTACTCGCGCCATTTCTCCGGCCGGGCGCCGGGTGAGCCGCCGCCCACCCTGCTCGACTACCTGCCGTCCGATGCGCTCATCATCGTCGACGAGAGCCACCAGACCGTCCCGCAGTTGCGAGGCATGTACCACGGCGATCGGGCACGCAAAGAGGTGCTCGTCTCCTACGGCTTCCGGCTGCCATCGGCGCTCGACAACCGGCCGCTCAGCTTCGCGGAATGGGAAGGTCGCGTCGGCCAGGTCGTCTACGTGAGCGCCACGCCCGGGCCGTACGAGCTGCGGCAGGCGGGCGGCGTCGTCGTGGAGCAGATCATCCGGCCGACGGGCCTCGTCGACCCGGCGATCGAGGTGCGCCCCGTCAAGGGCCAGGTCGACGATCTGCTGGCCGAGATCCGCGCGACCGTGGCACGCGGCGAGCGTGTGCTCGTCACGACCCTCACCAAGCGGATGGCCGAAGACCTGTCGCAGTACTATCAGGAGCTCGGCGTCCGGGTACGGTACCTGCATTCCGACATCGACACGCTGGAGCGCGTGCAGATCCTGCGCGACCTCCGGCTGGGCAACTTCGACGTGCTCATCGGCATCAACCTGCTCCGCGAGGGCCTCGACCTGCCGGAGGTGTCGCTCGTCGCGGTGCTCGACGCCGACAAGGAAGGGTTCCTCCGCTCGTCGGGTGCGCTCATCCAGACCGTGGGGCGCGCCGCGCGCCATGTCCGCGGCCGCGCCATCCTCTACGCCGACGTCATGACCGACTCCATGCGGCAGGCGATGGCGGAAACCGACCGGCGTCGCCGCGTGCAGCAGGCCTACAACGACGAGCACGGCATCACGCCGGCGTCGATCGTCAAGCACATCGACGACGTGCTGTCGAGCGTGTACGAGCGCGACTACGTCACCATCCCGACGGTCGCCGACGAGCGCGAGCGCTTCCGCACGCCGGCGGATCTCGAGGCGTTCATCGCGTCGCTCGAGGCCGAGATGCGTGCGGCGGCGGCGAACCTCGAGTTCGAGCGGGCGGCGAAGATCCGCGATCGGCTCAGGAAACTGCGCAGCCCCGATGCCGTCGTCGCGGCGGGGGCGGTGGTCGAGGAGCCGCGCGCGTGA